The proteins below come from a single Xiphophorus hellerii strain 12219 chromosome 14, Xiphophorus_hellerii-4.1, whole genome shotgun sequence genomic window:
- the ndufs2 gene encoding NADH dehydrogenase [ubiquinone] iron-sulfur protein 2, mitochondrial, translating to MAATMLRSLSRLGGRPSNNVLLNKSLLSPGCLLLQNRQKQWQPDVEWMDQYSGVVMYPTEFNKNWKVPPWNDKDPPAEKDVSNLTINFGPQHPAAHGVLRLVMELSGESVKKCDPHIGLLHRGTEKLIEYKTYLQALPYFDRLDYVSMMCNEQCYSLAVEKLLNIQAPPRAQWIRVLYGELTRILNHIMAVTAHALDIGAMTPFFWMFEEREKMFEFYERVSGARMHAAYVRPGGVHQDLPLGLMDDIYEWCKNFSLRIDEVEEMLTNNRIWKNRTVNIGVVSHEDALNYGFSGVMLRGSGIKWDLRKSQPYDKYDEVEFDVPIGSSGDCYDRYLCRVEEMRQSLRIMLQALNKMPEGEIKVDDAKVAPPKRSEMKTSMESLIHHFKLYTEGYQVPPGATYTAVEAPKGEFGVYLVSDGSSRPYRCKIKAPGFAHLAGLDKMAQGHMLADVVAIIGTQDIVFGEVDR from the exons ATGGCGGCGACGATGTTGAGGTCGCTCTCCAGGCTGGGAGGACGTCCTTCAAATAATGTATTACTGAACAAGAGCTTACTGAGCCCTGGCTGTTTGCTACTGCAGAACAG GCAGAAGCAGTGGCAGCCAGATGTGGAGTGGATGGATCAGTATTCGGGGGTGGTGATGTATCCCACCGAATTCAACAAGAACTGGAAAGTTCCCCCATGGAACG ACAAAGATCCCCCCGCAGAGAAGGACGTGTCCAACCTGACCATCAACTTCGGGCCCCAGCACCCGGCCGCTCACGGCGTGCTGCGCCTGGTGATGGAGCTGAGCGGAGAGTCGGTGAAGAAGTGCGACCCACACATCGGCCTGCTTCATCGCGGCACCGAAAAGCTCATCGAGTATAAAACCTACCTGCAG GCTCTGCCGTACTTTGACCGTCTGGATTATGTGTCCATGATGTGCAACGAGCAGTGCTACTCTCTGGCTGTGGAAAAGCTGCTGAACATCCAGGCTCCGCCTCGGGCCCAGTGGATCAGAG TTCTGTACGGAGAGCTGACTCGGATCCTGAACCACATCATGGCCGTCACCGCGCACGCGCTGGACATCGGCGCCATGACGCCCTTCTTCTGGATGtttgaggagagagagaag ATGTTTGAGTTTTACGAGCGAGTGTCCGGAGCCAGGATGCACGCAGCGTACGTCAGACCAGGTGGCGTCCATCAG GATTTGCCCCTCGGCCTCATGGATGACATCTATGAGTGGTGCAAGAATTTCTCCCTGAGGATTGATGAAGTGGAAGAG ATGTTGACCAACAATCGGATCTGGAAGAACCGTACTGTGAACATCGGGGTGGTCAGCCATGAGGACGCCCTCAACTACGGCTTCAG CGGAGTGATGCTGCGCGGGTCGGGAATCAAGTGGGACCTGAGGAAGTCCCAGCCGTACGACAAATACGACGAAGTGGAGTTTGACGTTCCAATCGGATCCAGCGGAGATTGCTACGACAG gtatCTGTGCCGGGTGGAGGAGATGAGGCAGTCCCTCAGAATCATGCTGCAGGCCCTCAACAAGATGCCGGAGGGGGAGATAAAGGTGGATGACGCCAAGGTGGCTCCACCTAAGAGGTCTGAGATGAAG ACGTCCATGGAGTCTCTGATCCATCATTTCAAGCTCTACACTGAGGGCTACCAGGTGCCCCCAGGGGCCACATACACGGCTGTAGAGGCTCCAAAG ggGGAGTTTGGTGTGTATCTAGTATCAGACGGCTCCAGCAGGCCGTACCGCTGTAAGATCAAAGCTCCGGGATTCGCTCACTTG GCCGGTCTGGATAAAATGGCCCAAGGTCACATGTTGGCAGACGTGGTGGCCATTATCG GAACTCAGGACATCGTGTTCGGGGAGGTTGACCGTTAA
- the fcer1g gene encoding high affinity immunoglobulin epsilon receptor subunit gamma isoform X2, whose translation MGAKAESRLLVAIPFWMCFGRVAALSEPEICYVLDGILFLYGIILTALYCRIYNAREASGGKGTSKQNVEEGIYTGLTPHKPDTYETIGMKK comes from the exons ATGGGAGCGAAGGCCGAGAGTCGACTGCTGGTCGCCATTCCTTTCTGGATGTGTTTCGGCAGAGTCG CTGCTCTCTCGGAGCCAGAAATCTGCTACGTCCTGGATGGGATCCTCTTCCTGTACGGCATCATCCTGACCGCGCTCTACTGCAGG ATCTACAACGCCAGAGAGGCCAGCGGTGGAAAAGGAACGTCAAAGCAG AATGTGGAAGAGGGCATCTACACG GGTCTGACTCCTCACAAGCCGGACACATACGAAACCATCGGCATGAAGAAGTGA
- the fcer1g gene encoding high affinity immunoglobulin epsilon receptor subunit gamma isoform X1, with amino-acid sequence MGAKAESRLLVAIPFWMCFGRVAALSEPEICYVLDGILFLYGIILTALYCRVKIYNAREASGGKGTSKQNVEEGIYTGLTPHKPDTYETIGMKK; translated from the exons ATGGGAGCGAAGGCCGAGAGTCGACTGCTGGTCGCCATTCCTTTCTGGATGTGTTTCGGCAGAGTCG CTGCTCTCTCGGAGCCAGAAATCTGCTACGTCCTGGATGGGATCCTCTTCCTGTACGGCATCATCCTGACCGCGCTCTACTGCAGGGTGAAG ATCTACAACGCCAGAGAGGCCAGCGGTGGAAAAGGAACGTCAAAGCAG AATGTGGAAGAGGGCATCTACACG GGTCTGACTCCTCACAAGCCGGACACATACGAAACCATCGGCATGAAGAAGTGA